Proteins from a genomic interval of Crassostrea angulata isolate pt1a10 chromosome 7, ASM2561291v2, whole genome shotgun sequence:
- the LOC128192039 gene encoding von Willebrand factor D and EGF domain-containing protein-like, producing the protein MEILLLAVGVTLVIAQDPCLPAYHKLISEPHRSIQFQPEPTDKLQCDNGLPSGWYVFDNNDEMPTSCVTQFHCGTHYPLWMQGANPSKADGIVRRKACSNIHGSASQTCCDFSLDIQVKNCGTFYVYYLQTVPGCAMAYCAGNKKVCNVGGQIAVGGNCPDLYPKLTSMPVLQKPEVTPTKEVRFPCRIDYPIGQPDVAFTVTWTVDGHELLDPTTKTPVKTVLVGDSRIAYLDAMKLKYNLGKELKCNVSSYHPSKGPGISSDTLSSNGYWCGIKVSQDRINVDEGGPEKTVKVESTIPIPCTSIFQDSCKLTVVLKGLRHPTDAVMSGCHLDLKLDNVTGMYSTYLKIKATRDFIKDNNQVHQLGFQPLPGFPHAMWENYTMTPITIGTTDKEHGSCNPWGDPHFRGFDLKKNYNVYEIGDFTLYKSQNQKRPFEVQVRTWPCGSLHPCICAVIAREGNDVVEVDQCEKRAGVVEAPSVSFPTGHPLEGTTVSRDNKTGKIFSINFPSGTRIQVKTGISKGRHGKEHLPYMNVDVQAPPDDHNAAEGLCGNWNGAEVDALRGGDGHLYTPTTVTEFTKSWQLPSGTSMFYQLPKYEQHLAPKFEYCSCNQGPVECTKAGNGALNPSKQSDGTPISDKNKPHRRSARSYSDHYPDQHLSFDPKMIARRLKRNVGATFPTPSGITESRARDYCRHTFMSASLYSKCQHSNILAEIIDGCVEDIKYSDSVDAFKLSAMNAYDSICYNELAQDPKNIHYVNGVPVVSSSVSGCPNQCSLTGNCVSGVCHCHHGYTSGDCSVQIGVAPKIYRLRGDGLCDIRTRPCRQANVIVDNIVESDTLSCRITPVDLSNGQPVESGPAVKTKGEFLSFLEVQCPIPESNVMKGLSAKGFKISITSDGQLYSQEALFIVADGYCTKCTAAGVCTHNPDSCFIDGMCYRNGDQDSKGQVCDPSVSTVDWTYSKTVQEIDHYTATFTGCRCPYNTNLFDCACCQNGGCQCGEIQANQCTNCNNKALCGSNPGLFPPPTQ; encoded by the exons ATGGAAATCCTACTTTTAGCCGTAGGGGTAACCCTGG tGATAGCCCAGGACCCTTGTCTACCCGCCTACCACAAATTGATCAGTGAGCCCCACAGGAGCATCCAGTTCCAACCGGAACCAACGGATAAACTCCAATGTGACAACGGATTACCATCCGGATGGTACGTGTTCGACAATAATGACGAGATGCCGACGTCATGCGTGACCCAGTTTCACTGTGGGACCCACTACCCACTGTGGATGCAAGGCGCAAACCCCTCCAAGGCCGATGGTATTGTTCGGAGAAAGGCGTGTTCCAATATCCATGGCAGCGCAAGCCAAACTTGCTGCGACTTTTCACTAGACATTCAGGTGAAGAACTGTGGCACTTTTTACGTCTATTACCTTCAAACTGTTCCGGGGTGTGCCATGGCCTACTGCGCAG GAAACAAAAAAGTTTGCAACGTAGGAGGTCAAATAGCTGTAGGTGGAAATTGTCctg ACCTCTACCCAAAGTTGACAAGTATGCCGGTTTTGCAAAAGCCAGAGGTTACTCCAACCAAGGAAGTTCGATTTCCGTGTAGAATCGACTACCCTATTGGCCAACCCGATGTTGCATTCACTGTCACGTGGACAGTGGATGGCCATGAACTTCTCGATCCAACAACAAAGACCCCTGTAAAAACGGTCTTGGTTGGGGACTCCAGAATTGCGTATTTAGACGCCATGAAGCTTAAATATAACCTTGGGAAAGag CTTAAGTGCAATGTATCCTCATACCATCCATCAAAAGGTCCAGGCATTAGCAGTGACACTCTAAGCAGTAATGGTTACTGGTGTGGAATTAAG GTATCACAAGACAGAATAAACGTGGATGAAGGAGGCCCGGAGAAGACGGTGAAAGTCGAGTCCACCATACCCATTCCTTGTACTAGTATTTTTCAAGACAGCTGTAAATTGACTGTGGTCCTAAAAGGGCTTAGACATCCGACGG atgccGTTATGTCCGGTTGTCACCTTGACCTGAAATTGGACAACGTAACCGGTATGTATTCAACCTATCTGAAGATCAAAGCAACAAGGGATTTTATCAAAGACAACAACCAAGTACATCAACTAGGATTTCAACCTTTGCCCGGTTTTCCACACGCCATGTGGGAGAATTACACAATGACACCAATAACA ATTGGAACAACGGATAAAGAACACGGCAGTTGTAATCCATGGGGAGACCCTCACTTCAGAGGCTTCgatttaaaaaa AAATTACAACGTCTACGAAATAGGAGATTTTACTCTTTACAAGTCTCAAAACCAAAAGAGACCATTTGAG gTTCAAGTACGTACGTGGCCATGTGGAAGCCTTCACCCGTGTATCTGTGCAGTCATTGCacgggaaggaaatgacgtagTGGAGGTTGACCAGTGCGAAAAAAGAGCTGGCGTTGTAGAGGCTCCTTCAGTTTCGTTTCCAACAGGGCATCCTCTGGAGGGAACTACTGTTAGCCGGGATAACAAAACTGGGAAAATATTTAGC ATTAACTTTCCATCTGGAACTCGAATTCAAGTAAAGACCGGAATATCAAAGGGACGCCATGGAAAAGAGCACCTTCCATACATGAATGTGGATGTCCAAGCCCCACCCGATGACCATAACGCAGCAGAGGGACTGTGTGGAAACTGGAATGGGGCAGAGGTGGATGCTCTCAGGGGCGGGGATGGCCACCTTTACACTCCGACCACCGTGACCGAATTCACCAAGAGTTGgca acTTCCATCGGGCACTAGTATGTTTTACCAACTGCCGAAGTATGAACAACATTTAGCGCCAAAATTCGAGTATTGTTCGTGTAACCAGGGTCCAGTTGAGTGCACAAAAGCTGGAAACGGCGCCCTTAATCCGAGCAAA CAATCAGACGGCACTCCTATAAGTGACAAGAATAAGCCACACAGAAGATCTGCTCGATCCTACTCCGACCATTACCCTGATCAACATCTCTCCTTCGACCCAAAGATGATCGCAA GAAGGCTTAAAAGAAACGTGGGTGCTACCTTCCCAACTCCAAGTGGAATTACAGAAAGTCGGGCAAGGGACTACTGCAGACATACGTTCATGTCGGCATCTCTTTACAGCAAATGTCAACATTCCAACATACTGGCTGAGATCATTGATGGGTGTGTCGAAGATATCAAG TACTCAGATTCAGTCGACGCGTTCAAACTGTCTGCTATGAATGCATATGACAGTATATGTTATAATGAGTTGGCTCAGGACCCTAAGAACATTCACTATGTCAACGGTGTACCTGTGGTGAGCTCCTCGGTATCCGGTTGTCCAAACCAGTGCTCTCTAACCGGAAATTGCGTCAGCGGCGTATGTCATTGTCACCATGGATACACCTCTGGAGATTGTTCCGTTCAAATTGGAGTTGCACCCAAGATATATCGTTTAAGAGG AGACGGTCTCTGTGACATCAGAACTAGGCCGTGCAGACAAGCTAACGTCATCGTTGACAACATCGTAGAATCGGACACTCTATCTTGTAGAATCACGCCAGTTGAT CTGTCAAATGGCCAACCAGTAGAGTCAGGGCCAGCGGTAAAAACTAAAGGGGAATTTCTTAGCTTTTTAGAGGTGCAATGCCCAATTCCCGAAAGCAATGTAATGAAAG gtCTAAGTGCCAAGGGTTTTAAAATCTCTATAACATCAGATGGTCAACTTTACAGCCAGGAGGCGTTGTTCATTGTGGCTGATGGATACTGTACCAAGTGTACGGCTGCCGGAGTCTGTACTCACAAT CCCGATAGCTGTTTCATTGACGGCATGTGTTACCGGAATGGCGACCAGGACAGCAAAGGTCAGGTGTGCGATCCTTCTGTCTCCACTGTTGATTGGACGTACAGCAAGACCGTGCAAG